One Halogeometricum sp. S3BR5-2 DNA segment encodes these proteins:
- a CDS encoding GNAT family N-acetyltransferase: MSLNIPLPAGLGDYAWLETLVQREEIDQTIPLYIEADDGIEVVAVSLLCEDDLRMIYRAPNGWQLLTEYELSEDPIIHVDDLLDAVVAFVGTDARVVQKLAQELGEKLEEHWKMGFVPYSQSGKGDKFEELRQDCNCSGIDDPSIERVPGMSEIEESAEFRCHNCMSLYGIEYQGRRIDLDEVFSAEWLFTNSTPDDIVEIGAEDSFLVYSDGRPIDKTERVIGAMTSYGGDTSSSFARYIPENHQGLLYIRDDDAAGYVTWEELDGIQVLRQLYVRDHYRRRGIAEELIQTWCQEYCEDGVYYIDEPNDKSRSLFSKLGHIDGDGEYEAIELYPIRGVGNSLDGSQTLPQ, translated from the coding sequence ATGAGCTTGAATATCCCACTTCCTGCGGGTCTCGGGGACTATGCTTGGCTCGAAACTCTTGTTCAACGTGAAGAAATTGATCAAACGATTCCTCTCTATATCGAAGCTGATGACGGGATTGAGGTCGTCGCTGTTTCCCTTCTCTGTGAAGATGATCTTCGGATGATCTACCGGGCACCTAATGGCTGGCAATTGCTCACAGAATATGAGTTGTCCGAGGACCCGATTATTCACGTAGACGACCTCCTTGATGCTGTCGTTGCATTTGTGGGAACAGACGCGAGAGTTGTTCAAAAACTCGCTCAGGAACTCGGTGAGAAGTTAGAGGAGCATTGGAAGATGGGATTTGTTCCGTATAGTCAATCTGGGAAGGGGGACAAATTTGAGGAACTTAGACAGGACTGCAATTGCTCAGGGATTGACGACCCGTCAATTGAGCGTGTTCCGGGAATGTCCGAAATCGAGGAATCAGCAGAATTTCGCTGCCATAACTGTATGAGCTTATATGGTATCGAGTATCAGGGTCGTAGAATCGATCTTGATGAGGTGTTCAGTGCTGAGTGGCTCTTCACGAATTCGACTCCGGATGACATCGTGGAGATCGGTGCCGAAGATTCATTTCTCGTATATTCTGATGGTCGACCAATAGACAAAACAGAACGAGTCATCGGCGCGATGACTAGCTATGGTGGTGACACGAGTTCTTCTTTTGCCCGATATATCCCTGAGAACCACCAGGGATTGCTCTATATTCGAGATGACGACGCGGCTGGATACGTCACTTGGGAAGAGCTGGATGGAATACAGGTTCTTCGACAGCTGTATGTCCGGGATCATTACCGGCGCCGGGGGATTGCTGAGGAATTGATTCAGACTTGGTGCCAGGAGTACTGCGAGGATGGTGTCTACTACATCGACGAACCGAACGACAAGAGCCGATCTCTGTTTTCAAAACTGGGTCATATTGACGGTGACGGTGAGTACGAAGCGATCGAACTATACCCGATTCGCGGAGTCGGAAATAGTCTCGACGGTAGCCAGACTCTCCCTCAATAG
- a CDS encoding TIR domain-containing protein has translation MSFNSRSSSNRRSEYRLFISHSWEYSDEYNRMVELLRDYPNFSFRNYSVPKVDEIDADTEEELEQALREDQIKPATVVIILGGMYVAHSKWIKKETILAEIESKPILGVTPRGNEQMPNFVEDHADQIVGWQGKSVVEGIRDLAD, from the coding sequence ATGAGCTTCAACAGCAGATCTTCAAGCAACCGTCGGAGCGAATACCGACTGTTCATCTCGCACTCTTGGGAGTACAGCGACGAGTACAATCGGATGGTAGAACTACTTCGCGACTACCCGAATTTCAGTTTCCGGAACTACTCAGTACCGAAGGTGGATGAGATCGATGCTGACACCGAAGAGGAGCTGGAACAGGCGCTCCGGGAAGACCAGATCAAGCCAGCTACGGTCGTAATAATACTCGGGGGAATGTACGTAGCACACAGCAAATGGATCAAGAAAGAAACTATTTTAGCTGAAATCGAGAGCAAGCCTATTCTGGGTGTTACACCGCGCGGAAACGAGCAGATGCCCAATTTCGTTGAAGACCACGCAGATCAGATCGTGGGTTGGCAAGGAAAGAGTGTGGTAGAGGGAATTCGAGACCTGGCTGATTGA